In Nitrosophilus labii, the following proteins share a genomic window:
- the trmA gene encoding tRNA (uridine(54)-C5)-methyltransferase TrmA, whose protein sequence is MECKYFSRCGSCKIFDLGYEGQLKLKIDENKRLFEELGAKKFEVVSSPDSNFRARAEFRIYHSSSKIFYAMHSLEGKGLVVIDECPMTSKPIFELMPKLIKELESMLILKERLFAIEFLSSLNEEILVTLIYHKKLDEEWAKEAQKVQKLFDISIIGRSRGQKVVLKKDFITEELRVFDKSYRFIQKEGSFTQPNPYINQKMIEWTKEASKGFGKDLLELYCGAGNFTIPLSENFNKVLATEISKTSIKAALKNCELNGTNNVKFVRLSSEEFVEAYEEKRSFSRLKNAQIDLKEYDFSTIFVDPPRAGLDETTRTLSKKFENIIYISCNPKTMYRDLQEIIKTHKIEKFAFFDQFPYTNHLECGAILKMSKKKY, encoded by the coding sequence ATGGAGTGTAAATACTTTAGCAGATGTGGAAGCTGTAAAATATTTGATTTAGGATATGAAGGGCAGCTGAAACTAAAAATTGATGAGAACAAAAGACTATTTGAGGAGTTAGGAGCTAAAAAGTTTGAGGTTGTAAGCTCACCAGATTCCAATTTTCGGGCACGTGCTGAATTTCGTATCTATCACTCCTCATCTAAAATTTTTTATGCTATGCATTCTTTGGAGGGGAAAGGACTTGTAGTGATAGACGAGTGCCCTATGACATCCAAACCTATTTTCGAACTTATGCCAAAACTCATAAAAGAGCTTGAGAGTATGCTTATCTTAAAAGAGAGACTTTTTGCTATAGAGTTTTTGAGCTCTTTAAATGAAGAGATACTAGTTACTTTGATATACCATAAAAAGCTAGATGAGGAGTGGGCGAAAGAGGCTCAAAAAGTTCAAAAACTATTTGATATATCCATAATAGGCAGAAGCAGAGGTCAAAAAGTTGTTTTAAAAAAAGATTTTATAACGGAAGAGTTGAGGGTTTTTGATAAGAGTTACAGATTTATACAGAAGGAGGGGAGTTTTACACAACCTAATCCTTATATCAACCAAAAGATGATAGAGTGGACAAAAGAGGCTTCAAAAGGTTTTGGTAAAGATCTGCTTGAACTCTATTGCGGAGCCGGAAATTTTACGATCCCATTAAGTGAAAATTTCAATAAGGTATTGGCGACCGAAATATCAAAAACCTCTATAAAAGCGGCTTTGAAAAATTGTGAGTTAAACGGTACCAATAATGTAAAGTTTGTTAGACTTAGCAGTGAAGAGTTTGTTGAAGCTTATGAAGAGAAAAGGTCTTTTTCAAGACTGAAAAATGCACAAATAGACCTAAAAGAGTATGATTTTTCAACGATTTTCGTCGATCCTCCTCGAGCTGGACTAGATGAGACAACAAGAACGTTATCAAAAAAGTTTGAAAATATCATCTACATCTCCTGTAATCCAAAAACGATGTATAGGGATCTACAAGAGATCATAAAAACGCATAAAATCGAAAAATTTGCATTTTTCGATCAATTTCCATATACAAACCATTTAGAGTGCGGTGCAATTTTGAAAATGAGTAAGAAAAAGTATTAA
- a CDS encoding DedA family protein, with the protein MKKFFDKNREHFVNVVVILILVVIGFIAYELYQAPGDDLEEKLTNLLKIYGYVILFIWSIMEGETGLVMAGVMCHTGHMTLPLAIVVAGLGGFIGDQIYFYIGRYNKKYIHSQLKNQRRKFALAHLLLKKYGWPVIFIQRYMYGLRTVIPMAIGLTRYSAKKFAFINFISAFAWASITIIPAYIFGEEILKILHWAKEHWYIALPVAVVLGGGLYYYFHKVTQK; encoded by the coding sequence ATGAAAAAATTTTTCGACAAAAATAGAGAACATTTTGTTAACGTTGTCGTTATATTGATATTGGTTGTAATAGGTTTTATAGCGTATGAACTCTATCAGGCACCTGGTGACGACCTTGAAGAAAAATTAACAAATCTCCTAAAAATTTACGGATACGTAATACTCTTTATCTGGAGTATTATGGAGGGTGAAACGGGTTTAGTTATGGCGGGAGTAATGTGCCACACCGGTCATATGACGCTACCTTTAGCTATTGTGGTAGCTGGTCTTGGCGGATTTATAGGAGATCAGATCTACTTTTACATAGGTAGATACAACAAAAAGTATATTCACTCCCAACTTAAAAATCAAAGAAGAAAATTTGCACTTGCTCATCTTTTACTAAAAAAGTACGGTTGGCCGGTAATATTTATACAAAGATATATGTACGGGCTTAGAACGGTTATCCCGATGGCGATTGGACTTACTAGATATAGCGCAAAAAAGTTTGCGTTTATAAACTTTATAAGTGCCTTCGCTTGGGCTTCTATTACAATAATCCCGGCATACATTTTTGGCGAAGAGATTTTAAAAATTTTACATTGGGCTAAAGAACATTGGTATATAGCACTTCCGGTAGCAGTGGTTCTTGGTGGAGGATTATACTACTATTTTCATAAAGTAACGCAGAAATAG
- the trpB gene encoding tryptophan synthase subunit beta, protein MYIPKKSKYDPDSFGHFGKFGGRYVPETLMPILFELEESYKKLRFNEEFWKEAKYYLEQYVGRPTPLYYAQNISKELGATIYLKREDLNHTGAHKINNTILQGLLAKKLGKKRVIAETGAGQHGVATATMAALFGLECEIFMGEKDVKRQELNVFRMKLLGAKVHSVKNGSKTLKDAMNEAIRHWVTNARDTFYVIGTVAGPHPYPMMVRDFQGIIGYETKAQILKAENRLPNYVIACIGGGSNAMGIFNAFLDEEETKCIGIEAGGLGLETGKHGASLAKGSPGILHGQMSYVLQDEEGQILEAHSISAGLDYPGIGPEHSYLKDLGVVKYDHITDQEALDAFVWLSQKEGIIPAFESSHAIAYLKKMENIENSLIVVNLSGRGDKDMVQAKQLLSFD, encoded by the coding sequence ATGTATATACCAAAAAAGAGCAAATACGATCCTGATAGTTTCGGTCATTTTGGAAAATTTGGAGGAAGATACGTTCCCGAAACTTTAATGCCCATACTTTTTGAACTAGAAGAGAGCTATAAAAAACTCAGATTTAACGAAGAGTTCTGGAAAGAGGCAAAATACTATCTCGAACAATACGTAGGAAGGCCTACTCCCCTTTATTATGCCCAAAATATCTCAAAAGAGCTTGGCGCTACGATATACCTTAAAAGAGAAGATCTAAATCATACCGGAGCTCATAAGATAAATAATACTATTTTACAAGGACTACTTGCCAAAAAACTTGGTAAAAAGAGAGTTATAGCCGAAACTGGTGCGGGTCAACACGGTGTAGCTACTGCAACTATGGCTGCACTTTTTGGTCTTGAATGTGAAATTTTTATGGGTGAAAAAGATGTCAAAAGACAAGAATTAAACGTCTTTAGAATGAAACTTTTAGGCGCTAAAGTACATTCGGTTAAAAACGGTTCCAAAACACTTAAAGACGCTATGAATGAAGCGATTAGACACTGGGTAACGAACGCTAGAGACACCTTTTACGTAATAGGAACAGTTGCCGGACCTCATCCTTATCCGATGATGGTAAGAGATTTTCAAGGAATTATTGGCTACGAAACAAAAGCACAGATCTTAAAAGCCGAAAACAGACTTCCAAATTACGTAATAGCCTGTATCGGCGGTGGAAGTAACGCTATGGGGATCTTTAACGCTTTTCTAGATGAAGAAGAGACAAAATGTATAGGAATCGAAGCTGGCGGTTTAGGTCTTGAAACAGGTAAGCATGGGGCTAGTTTAGCGAAAGGCAGTCCCGGGATTTTACATGGACAAATGAGCTACGTTTTACAAGACGAAGAGGGGCAAATACTTGAAGCCCACTCTATAAGCGCCGGCCTAGACTATCCAGGAATTGGTCCGGAGCACTCATATCTAAAGGATCTTGGAGTGGTAAAATATGATCATATTACTGATCAAGAAGCCCTTGACGCCTTTGTATGGCTTAGCCAAAAAGAGGGGATTATCCCAGCCTTTGAAAGTTCGCATGCCATTGCATATCTAAAAAAGATGGAAAATATAGAAAATTCGCTTATCGTAGTAAACTTATCGGGTAGAGGCGATAAAGATATGGTTCAGGCAAAGCAACTATTATCATTTGATTAA
- the ychF gene encoding redox-regulated ATPase YchF: MGLSVGIVGLPNVGKSTTFNALTKAQNAESANYPFCTIEPNKAVVPVPDNRLEELAKIVNPQRILHSTIDFVDIAGLVKGASKGEGLGNQFLSNIRETDMILHMVRCFEDENITHVEGGVDPIRDIEIIESELIFADLQQLERKIEKLTRQAKSDKKAKTLLEMANELKKHLEELKPVSIFSKKDDEDLKTLNKELRFLSAKPIIYAANVDEDGLLEDNEYVQKVKEHAKEVGADVIKLCAKVEEELVALDEEEAKEFLDDLGVNESGLDKIIRTAFDRLGLISYFTAGVKEVRSWTIKRGWTAPQAAGVIHNDFEKGFIRAEVISYEDFIKHGGEQGAKEAGKMRLEGKEYIVQDGDVMHFRFNV; encoded by the coding sequence ATGGGACTTAGTGTAGGCATAGTAGGACTTCCAAATGTGGGCAAATCAACAACTTTCAACGCCCTTACGAAAGCTCAAAACGCTGAAAGCGCAAACTACCCTTTTTGCACAATCGAGCCTAATAAAGCCGTTGTTCCGGTGCCGGATAACAGACTTGAAGAGTTGGCAAAGATTGTAAATCCACAGCGAATTTTACACTCTACTATAGATTTTGTTGATATTGCAGGTCTGGTAAAAGGTGCAAGTAAAGGTGAAGGACTTGGAAACCAGTTTTTAAGCAATATACGTGAAACAGATATGATTTTACATATGGTTAGATGTTTTGAAGATGAAAATATCACTCACGTAGAAGGCGGAGTAGATCCGATAAGAGACATAGAGATAATAGAGAGTGAACTTATCTTTGCAGACCTTCAACAACTTGAAAGAAAGATAGAAAAACTTACTCGCCAGGCAAAATCAGACAAAAAAGCTAAAACTCTTCTTGAAATGGCAAACGAACTTAAAAAGCATTTAGAAGAGCTAAAGCCTGTTTCGATTTTTTCAAAAAAAGATGATGAAGATTTGAAAACTTTAAACAAAGAACTTAGATTTTTAAGTGCAAAACCGATTATTTACGCCGCTAACGTAGATGAGGATGGACTACTAGAAGATAACGAATATGTTCAAAAAGTAAAAGAGCATGCAAAAGAAGTGGGAGCTGATGTTATAAAGCTTTGCGCTAAAGTGGAAGAAGAGCTTGTCGCTTTAGATGAAGAGGAAGCAAAAGAGTTTTTAGACGATTTGGGTGTAAATGAGAGCGGACTTGATAAGATCATAAGAACAGCTTTTGATAGACTTGGACTTATAAGCTACTTTACGGCCGGTGTCAAAGAGGTTAGAAGCTGGACTATAAAAAGAGGATGGACAGCGCCTCAAGCAGCCGGCGTCATTCACAACGACTTTGAAAAAGGTTTTATTAGAGCCGAAGTTATAAGTTATGAAGATTTTATAAAACATGGTGGGGAACAAGGTGCCAAAGAGGCTGGTAAAATGAGACTAGAAGGAAAAGAGTATATAGTGCAAGATGGAGATGTTATGCACTTTAGATTTAACGTATAA
- the glmU gene encoding bifunctional UDP-N-acetylglucosamine diphosphorylase/glucosamine-1-phosphate N-acetyltransferase GlmU, translating to MSLSVVILAAGKGTRMKSALPKVLHKISGKPMIYHIIKEALKISEDVTVVLGHEAEAVKDVIKRYFENVKFHIQDLKNFPGTGGALKELKTKSDKVLILNGDMPLITADELKSFVVLKADIVMSVIELENPSGYGRVIIKDGKVVKIVEQKDATKEELETKTVNAGVYLIKREILEEFLPKLSNENAQKEYYLTDIITLANQKGYTIKPLYVKEEDFKGVNSKLDLAHAEEIMQDRIKNELMLNGVIIRLPKTVFIEEGVKFEGECEIESGVVIKGDSFIKNSHIKANSVIEESHIEYCTIGPMARIRPGSFLKDTHIGNFVEVKKSKLLGVKAGHLSYLGDSEIDEGTNIGAGTITCNYDGKSKYKTVIGKNVFVGSDTQLVAPVKIEDDVIIAAGTTVTKDVPKGSLAISRTPLKIVKDFYYKFFNK from the coding sequence ATGAGTCTATCTGTAGTGATACTAGCCGCGGGCAAAGGAACTAGAATGAAATCGGCCCTGCCCAAAGTTTTACATAAAATAAGCGGCAAACCTATGATATATCACATAATAAAAGAGGCTTTAAAAATAAGTGAAGATGTAACGGTAGTTTTAGGACACGAAGCTGAAGCTGTAAAAGATGTTATAAAAAGATATTTTGAAAACGTTAAATTCCACATTCAAGATCTTAAAAATTTTCCCGGAACCGGCGGAGCACTTAAAGAACTTAAAACCAAGAGCGATAAAGTTTTGATTCTAAACGGAGATATGCCTTTAATCACAGCTGACGAATTAAAAAGCTTTGTAGTTTTAAAAGCAGATATCGTTATGAGTGTGATCGAATTAGAAAATCCTTCCGGATACGGAAGAGTAATCATTAAAGATGGAAAAGTTGTAAAAATAGTGGAACAAAAAGACGCTACGAAAGAAGAGCTAGAGACTAAAACAGTAAATGCCGGAGTATATCTAATAAAGCGTGAGATTTTAGAAGAGTTTTTACCAAAACTTTCAAACGAAAATGCCCAAAAAGAGTATTACCTAACAGATATTATAACCCTAGCAAACCAAAAAGGTTATACGATAAAGCCGCTCTACGTAAAAGAAGAAGATTTTAAAGGGGTAAACTCAAAACTAGATTTAGCTCATGCAGAAGAGATTATGCAAGATAGAATAAAAAATGAGCTAATGCTAAATGGAGTTATCATAAGACTTCCAAAAACTGTCTTCATAGAAGAAGGAGTCAAGTTCGAAGGAGAGTGCGAAATAGAAAGTGGAGTTGTTATAAAAGGAGACTCGTTTATAAAAAATTCTCACATAAAAGCAAACTCGGTCATTGAAGAGAGCCATATCGAATACTGCACCATTGGGCCTATGGCTAGAATTAGACCTGGAAGTTTTTTAAAAGATACACATATAGGAAATTTCGTTGAGGTTAAAAAAAGTAAACTACTAGGTGTTAAAGCGGGACATCTTAGTTATCTTGGAGATAGCGAAATCGATGAGGGAACAAACATAGGTGCAGGAACCATTACTTGTAACTACGACGGCAAAAGCAAATATAAAACAGTTATAGGTAAAAACGTATTCGTTGGAAGCGATACCCAGCTTGTAGCACCGGTTAAAATAGAAGATGATGTTATAATAGCCGCTGGAACTACGGTTACTAAAGATGTTCCAAAAGGCTCTTTGGCAATAAGTAGAACACCTCTTAAAATAGTTAAAGATTTTTATTATAAGTTTTTTAATAAATAG
- the coaBC gene encoding bifunctional phosphopantothenoylcysteine decarboxylase/phosphopantothenate--cysteine ligase CoaBC — MKYMQILKGKKILLGVTGSISIYKSIELLRLFVKSGAKVKIIMTQSAKRFISPLTFEAAGSEKVLDENSEDWTTKNNHIGVCEDYDILVIAPATANTLNKLSNGIADNLLLQTALAFAKPKILAPAANTNMYKNNFTQASLKLLKLNGYKIVEPQTKELACKTVGEGALAEVKTIFYETARELLKDSFWEDRYTIITGSGTVEKIDDVRYLSNFSSGKQARALVIALYLKGAKVEFITTKDFDDLPPVEVFKVQSAEQMYEYLKERIEVAKKGVLKKPDLINDLSTPKLIHKKPYLFMAAAVSDYKPKFPQEGKLKKEMLGEEWCLELTKNIDILQTLNKDGIVAIGFKAETDEDKALQNAKNMLEKKDLDAVCLNLVKGATKFGSDKNSIVYISKKRTFQSPLKDKLELSLDISEIVKELDE; from the coding sequence ATGAAATATATGCAAATTTTAAAAGGAAAAAAAATATTACTTGGTGTAACTGGCAGCATTTCTATCTATAAATCTATTGAATTATTAAGACTTTTTGTAAAAAGCGGAGCAAAAGTAAAAATTATTATGACCCAAAGCGCCAAAAGATTTATCTCTCCGCTTACTTTCGAAGCTGCCGGAAGTGAAAAAGTTCTTGATGAAAATAGTGAAGATTGGACTACTAAAAACAACCATATCGGCGTATGTGAAGATTACGATATATTGGTTATCGCGCCCGCAACGGCAAATACGCTAAACAAACTCTCAAACGGTATAGCAGACAATCTTCTTTTACAAACGGCTCTCGCATTTGCCAAACCAAAAATTTTAGCTCCGGCCGCAAATACAAATATGTATAAAAACAACTTTACACAAGCTAGCCTGAAACTTCTAAAACTAAACGGTTACAAAATAGTAGAGCCCCAAACAAAAGAACTTGCTTGCAAAACCGTTGGCGAAGGGGCTTTAGCCGAAGTAAAAACAATCTTTTACGAAACCGCAAGAGAGCTTTTAAAAGATAGTTTTTGGGAAGATAGATACACAATAATTACAGGAAGCGGAACGGTCGAAAAGATAGATGATGTAAGATATCTATCCAATTTTTCAAGCGGAAAACAGGCAAGAGCTCTAGTTATTGCCTTATATCTAAAAGGTGCTAAGGTAGAATTTATAACCACAAAAGATTTTGATGACTTGCCTCCAGTTGAAGTTTTTAAAGTTCAAAGCGCCGAACAGATGTATGAATATCTAAAAGAGAGGATAGAGGTCGCAAAAAAAGGAGTTTTGAAAAAACCAGATCTTATAAACGACCTCTCTACACCAAAGCTTATTCACAAAAAGCCATACCTTTTTATGGCCGCTGCTGTAAGTGATTATAAACCAAAATTTCCGCAAGAGGGTAAACTTAAAAAAGAGATGTTGGGCGAGGAGTGGTGTTTGGAACTGACTAAAAATATAGATATTTTGCAAACTTTAAATAAAGATGGTATTGTCGCAATAGGATTCAAAGCTGAAACCGACGAAGATAAAGCTTTGCAAAACGCCAAAAATATGCTAGAGAAAAAAGATTTGGATGCGGTCTGTTTAAATCTTGTCAAAGGAGCGACAAAATTTGGCAGCGATAAAAACTCTATTGTTTATATCTCAAAAAAGAGAACTTTCCAAAGCCCTTTAAAAGATAAACTCGAGTTATCTTTAGATATATCCGAAATCGTTAAGGAACTAGATGAGTAA
- a CDS encoding leucyl aminopeptidase, whose product MKFELIEKKVSDIDADLEIVFIIEKNFEHKWVKDKYELKLLNFKAEPEEVAFLPHQRRVYVGAKNLEHDEIRIAAAKAIKTIKNKKFKSAKIGVYIQNCPITNIKAVVEGMVLGVYEFDKYKSKKQKSDLETIYIAKEDYSDKNFTTKNAKKSIKEAVIVAEATNFVRDIINTPPNEINPVTLAKLAEKMANEEDLECKILDEKELEKEGMGAFLAVAKASTNPPRLIHLSYKPENAKAKIALVGKGLTYDSGGLSLKPSDYMVTMKADKSGACAVLGIIKAAKKMELPVEIHAIVGAAENMVSGNAYKPDDVLKAKNSKTIEVKNTDAEGRLVLADCLCYAQEKVEPDYILDFATLTGACVVALGEYTTGVMGHNNELKKRILEAAKASGELAAELPFNRYLPKLLESKIADISNISSSRYGGAITAALFLSEFIEEKNKDKWVHLDIAGPAFVQKEWGYNPYGASGAGVRLAIKWLQKEFVFDKKHP is encoded by the coding sequence ATGAAATTTGAGCTAATAGAGAAAAAGGTATCAGATATAGACGCTGATTTAGAGATAGTATTTATTATAGAAAAAAACTTTGAGCATAAATGGGTAAAAGATAAATATGAACTTAAACTTTTAAACTTTAAAGCCGAACCAGAAGAGGTTGCATTTCTACCTCACCAAAGAAGAGTATATGTAGGAGCAAAAAATCTAGAACATGATGAGATACGTATAGCTGCTGCAAAGGCTATTAAAACTATAAAAAATAAAAAATTTAAATCTGCAAAAATTGGGGTTTATATCCAAAACTGTCCTATTACAAACATCAAAGCCGTAGTAGAAGGAATGGTACTAGGAGTATACGAGTTTGATAAGTATAAAAGCAAAAAACAAAAAAGTGATCTTGAAACCATATATATAGCTAAAGAGGACTATTCTGATAAGAACTTTACAACTAAAAACGCTAAAAAGAGTATAAAAGAAGCAGTTATTGTAGCAGAAGCTACAAATTTTGTCAGAGATATCATAAATACTCCACCAAACGAAATAAATCCAGTAACTTTGGCAAAATTAGCTGAAAAAATGGCAAATGAAGAAGATTTAGAATGTAAAATATTAGATGAAAAAGAGCTAGAAAAGGAGGGGATGGGCGCATTTTTAGCAGTTGCAAAAGCTAGCACAAATCCCCCAAGACTTATCCATCTTAGCTATAAACCGGAAAACGCAAAAGCAAAAATCGCTCTGGTAGGAAAAGGTTTAACGTACGATAGCGGAGGGCTTAGTTTGAAACCTAGCGATTACATGGTTACTATGAAAGCTGACAAAAGCGGAGCCTGCGCAGTTTTAGGAATCATAAAAGCCGCCAAAAAGATGGAGCTTCCTGTAGAGATTCACGCCATAGTCGGAGCTGCAGAAAATATGGTTAGCGGTAATGCCTACAAACCAGACGACGTACTAAAAGCTAAAAACTCAAAAACAATAGAGGTTAAAAACACTGATGCAGAAGGAAGACTAGTTTTAGCAGATTGTCTATGTTACGCTCAAGAAAAGGTTGAGCCCGATTATATTTTGGATTTTGCAACTTTAACTGGAGCCTGTGTAGTAGCTTTGGGCGAATATACGACGGGTGTTATGGGACACAACAATGAACTAAAAAAGAGAATCTTAGAGGCGGCAAAAGCAAGTGGAGAGTTGGCGGCGGAACTTCCATTCAATAGATATCTTCCAAAACTTCTTGAAAGTAAGATAGCCGATATATCCAACATCTCTTCTAGCAGATACGGTGGCGCCATTACAGCAGCACTCTTTTTAAGCGAATTTATAGAAGAGAAAAACAAAGATAAATGGGTTCATCTTGACATCGCGGGACCTGCATTTGTTCAAAAGGAGTGGGGTTATAACCCTTATGGAGCAAGCGGGGCGGGAGTCAGACTTGCCATAAAATGGCTTCAAAAAGAGTTTGTTTTCGATAAAAAACATCCATAA
- a CDS encoding prepilin peptidase: MSGTDTIILIFIAILGASIGSFLNVLIYRTPRDLNIAYPSSHCPHCNNNLKWYHNIPIFSWIFLQGKCAYCKEKISLRYPIVELLSALIFLLIFLKNGVNPYSFLLSLTFALLLALSLIDFEYKAVPDSINLSALTLSFFTSPTILQNFINALLLAGAFSLLRFYVSYYVSLKEEFRLKRRLKSAPWLKSYFPQPVMIEAMGEGDIIVAATIGAVLGVKLSVIAIFLSAILAIPASIFLKVSKKEVELPYIPFLAMAFFTVYLFDEKLNTLLEWFING, translated from the coding sequence TTGAGTGGAACTGATACAATAATTTTAATATTTATAGCGATTTTAGGCGCAAGCATAGGCTCTTTTTTAAACGTACTAATATATAGAACGCCAAGAGATTTAAACATAGCCTACCCTTCTAGCCACTGTCCACATTGTAACAATAACTTAAAGTGGTATCACAATATACCAATCTTTTCTTGGATATTTTTGCAAGGAAAATGCGCCTACTGCAAAGAGAAAATTTCTTTGAGATACCCCATCGTTGAGTTGTTAAGCGCACTCATATTTTTACTAATTTTTCTCAAAAACGGTGTTAATCCATACTCTTTTTTACTCTCTTTAACATTTGCGTTGCTCCTTGCACTATCTTTGATAGACTTTGAGTATAAAGCGGTGCCAGACTCCATCAACTTAAGCGCCTTAACTCTATCTTTTTTCACTTCACCGACTATTTTACAAAACTTTATAAACGCGTTACTTCTAGCCGGAGCTTTCTCTCTTTTAAGATTTTACGTAAGCTATTACGTTTCCCTAAAAGAAGAGTTTCGTTTAAAACGTAGATTAAAAAGCGCACCTTGGCTAAAGAGCTATTTCCCTCAACCGGTAATGATAGAGGCTATGGGAGAAGGCGACATAATAGTAGCGGCAACCATAGGAGCTGTCTTGGGAGTAAAACTCTCAGTTATTGCAATATTTCTTTCGGCGATTTTGGCTATTCCGGCTTCTATTTTTCTTAAAGTAAGTAAAAAAGAAGTGGAACTGCCTTATATTCCATTTTTAGCAATGGCCTTTTTTACAGTATATCTTTTTGACGAAAAACTCAACACCCTTTTAGAGTGGTTTATCAATGGTTAG
- a CDS encoding di-trans,poly-cis-decaprenylcistransferase, producing the protein MSNTPRHIAIIMDGNGRWAKKRGLPRVKGHEKGAEVVREITTYCANHPEVKVLTLFAFSTENWKRPKHEVEFLMKLLEKYLKKELPLYQKEGVRFETIGDISPFSASLKERIEITKEETKNNEKLIQVLALNYGGRDEIVRAANRACKAGVVLSEDNFDQFLDTSRLGEADLLLRTGGEMRLSNFLLWRAAYAELFFIKTLWPDFTKKELENIIDEFKKRERRFGGI; encoded by the coding sequence ATGAGTAATACCCCAAGACATATAGCCATCATTATGGACGGGAACGGTAGATGGGCTAAAAAAAGAGGACTTCCAAGAGTTAAGGGACATGAAAAAGGCGCTGAAGTTGTAAGAGAGATAACCACCTACTGCGCCAACCATCCTGAAGTCAAAGTCTTGACACTGTTTGCTTTCAGTACTGAAAACTGGAAGCGCCCTAAACATGAAGTGGAATTTTTAATGAAACTGCTAGAGAAATACTTAAAAAAAGAGCTTCCGTTATATCAAAAAGAGGGAGTTAGGTTTGAAACCATAGGGGATATCTCTCCTTTTAGCGCTTCTTTGAAAGAAAGGATAGAAATAACCAAAGAAGAAACAAAAAACAATGAAAAACTTATACAGGTTTTAGCTCTAAATTATGGTGGCAGAGATGAGATAGTAAGAGCGGCAAATAGAGCTTGCAAAGCGGGTGTCGTCCTAAGTGAAGATAATTTTGACCAGTTTCTTGATACATCCAGACTTGGAGAGGCGGATTTGCTGCTTAGAACTGGAGGAGAAATGAGACTTTCAAACTTTCTTCTTTGGAGAGCCGCTTATGCCGAGCTTTTTTTTATAAAAACTTTGTGGCCGGATTTTACAAAAAAAGAGCTTGAAAATATAATAGACGAGTTTAAAAAAAGAGAGAGACGTTTCGGGGGGATATAG
- a CDS encoding hemerythrin domain-containing protein, with amino-acid sequence MDFIKKLLNLFKEKRDDRKSKYNTEFQKNEDFNESLIDDLKNDHKTLFKIYSEIKELYENNPSNYKDISEKLHDFKLTLEVHLMVEDSQLYTYLEKKYSDNKTYEKFIKDVEHEMATIAKEVLNFIRKYNDYQMYQKYNNDFLNELENIGNVLTKRVELEEKRLYSLYKP; translated from the coding sequence GTGGATTTTATTAAAAAACTATTAAACCTATTTAAAGAAAAAAGGGATGATAGAAAAAGTAAATATAACACCGAATTCCAAAAAAACGAAGATTTTAATGAAAGTCTTATTGATGATTTAAAAAATGACCATAAGACATTATTTAAAATTTATAGTGAAATCAAAGAATTATATGAAAATAATCCCTCAAATTACAAAGATATTTCAGAAAAACTTCATGATTTCAAGTTAACATTGGAAGTCCATCTAATGGTCGAAGATTCTCAACTATATACATATTTAGAAAAAAAATATAGCGATAATAAAACTTATGAAAAATTCATAAAAGATGTTGAACATGAAATGGCAACAATAGCTAAAGAAGTTTTGAATTTTATTAGAAAATATAATGATTATCAAATGTATCAAAAATATAATAACGATTTTTTGAATGAATTAGAAAATATAGGAAACGTCTTAACAAAAAGAGTAGAACTTGAAGAAAAAAGACTCTATTCTCTTTATAAGCCGTAA